The genomic stretch CAAAAATACCGTTTGCATAACCTTCTGGTGAAAATTCACCAAGGTTTGCACCGATCACAGCATCAGCACCAACTGCTTTCAAATCACCTGCAAACGCGTCAACGTTGTCAGTGATGATGAGAGTATGAACTTTACCACCAATCGCATCTGCAATTTTGCGAGCTGCAGAGGTAAGTTCTTTTGAGATTTTTTTAAGTTCGCCGTTTTTTAATTCACCAACTACTAAAACATCAGCCATGTTCGTCTCCTTAGATGACCTTCGCTTCTTCGCGAAGAGCTTTTACAAGTTGAGATGCAAAACCTTGTGCATCTGCTGCTTCCAGTTTTCGACCAGCGATACGTGGAGGAGGTGGTTCAAGAGAAACAACTTCGAGTTTGGAACCAGTAGCACCAAGTTCTTCTGGTTTTTTCACATCGACTGGTTTTTTCTTCGCAGACATGATTCCTTTTAAACTTGGGTATCTTGGTTCGTTCAAACCTTTTTGCGCAGTCACGGCAAGAGGAGCAGAAGTTTCGACCACTTCAGTTCCACCTTCGATCTCGCGAGTTGCTGTTACTTTTTTGCCATCAAACTCGAGTTTGAGAGCCATTGCTACGTGAGGGACATTCAATCTCTCTGCAATTTGTACGACAACTTGTGAGCTGTCAGTATCGATGGATTGACGACCACCAATCACTACATCTGCATTTTCTGCTTTGATGAAATTGGCAAGAAGTTCGGAAGTGTATGTAGAGTCAAAAGTTACATAGTCATCCACTTTTACATGAACGGCTCTGTCCACACCCATAGCGTAGGCAGTGCGAAGTGCTTCTACGACACGGTCCGGGCCGAGGGACACTGCGATGACTTCTCCACCGCTTTTTTCACGAATTCTGATTCCCTCTTCGATTGCAAATTCATCATAAGGAGAGATGATCCATTTTACGCCAGCTTCGTTGATCGATTTGTCACCGACCTTGATATTGGTTTCCGTATCCGGAACCTGCTTTACTAGAACAACAATTTTCATTCCTTAACCCCGTTTTCGTGGATTACCTTAGACCAGAAAACGAGAGGGAAGTCATAAGGGAAGTAATTTATTCTCGGAAGAAGCTGTATTTGCTCCAATTATAAGCCCAAACGATCCAAACAATGACAACGAGGACATTCGCATCGGACCGGAGGTAAAATTGAAAACCAATGA from Leptospira ellinghausenii encodes the following:
- a CDS encoding electron transfer flavoprotein subunit beta/FixA family protein: MKIVVLVKQVPDTETNIKVGDKSINEAGVKWIISPYDEFAIEEGIRIREKSGGEVIAVSLGPDRVVEALRTAYAMGVDRAVHVKVDDYVTFDSTYTSELLANFIKAENADVVIGGRQSIDTDSSQVVVQIAERLNVPHVAMALKLEFDGKKVTATREIEGGTEVVETSAPLAVTAQKGLNEPRYPSLKGIMSAKKKPVDVKKPEELGATGSKLEVVSLEPPPPRIAGRKLEAADAQGFASQLVKALREEAKVI